In Scheffersomyces stipitis CBS 6054 chromosome 8, complete sequence, one DNA window encodes the following:
- the FST13 gene encoding fungal transcriptional regulatory protein (Probable transcriptional regulatory protein~go_component nucleus~go_function transcription factor activity; zinc ion binding~go_process regulation of transcription, DNA-dependent), translated as MPQLPSVSELMISTAAKPVATNSHPASSTASSTTPPPTTVPTYQHTRTPRSPLVPRISSFTSTSAYSLPPPGPLRRLTDPNITATANSSNTTSPTSTHPSNPVNGDYFNHYQINQRTSVSSSIDPLSRQASSNQFSTVNSSPPLTNQTTTNVAPTSNPYAFSYESYPANASYPNGSAVYGNAMAPPQPHPQMNGPVHQAPPPPPPGYPQHAYYYPAMFPPPQAMGPAPGVPPGVPGEYPYIYAANGYYQLQQQPNAGPVPSHQGAGSPYEENNALMNKRRIIKRRTRTGCFTCRKRRIKCDERKPTCYNCERSKKVCLGYENLNIINKKKRDTSLDLDQQQQPQEHLHQEHLHQEHLHQEHLHQEQLHHEQHPQHSASYPTLPAPQGYIPKATSMIPNGRTGSTSGSNGKVSVHDLIK; from the coding sequence ATGCCACAACTTCCTTCTGTCTCCGAGCTCATGATTTCCACGGCGGCCAAGCCTGTGGCCACGAATTCACATCCAGCATCGTCCACCGCTTCTAGCACGACTCCTCCGCCAACCACGGTACCTACTTATCAGCATACGAGAACTCCCAGGTCTCCCTTGGTGCCCAGGATATCGTCCTTTACATCTACTTCAGCGTACTCCCTACCACCCCCAGGACCCTTGAGAAGGTTGACAGACCCAAATATTACAGCTACGGCCAACTCAAGCAATACCACAAGTCCCACCAGCACACATCCTTCAAATCCGGTCAATGGAGACTACTTCAATCACTACCAGATTAACCAAAGAACCTCGGTATCTTCTTCGATAGACCCCTTGTCAAGGCAGGCCAGCAGTAACCAGTTCAGCACAGTCAACTCGTCACCTCCTTTGACAAATCAAACGACAACGAACGTAGCGCCTACTCTGAACCCATACGCCTTTTCGTACGAGTCGTATCCCGCCAACGCTTCCTATCCAAATGGTTCTGCCGTTTACGGAAACGCTATGGCTCCACCTCAACCACACCCTCAGATGAATGGCCCAGTGCACCAGGCccctccaccaccacctccaGGGTATCCACAACATGCGTACTACTATCCCGCCATGTTTCCTCCTCCTCAGGCTATGGGCCCGGCTCCGGGAGTGCCGCCTGGAGTCCCAGGTGAGTATCCATACATTTACGCAGCTAACGGCTACTACCAATTACAACAGCAGCCCAATGCCGGTCCAGTGCCTTCTCACCAGGGAGCAGGCTCACCATACGAAGAGAATAATGCATTGATGAACAAGCGCCGCATCATAAagagaagaaccagaaccgGCTGCTTCACATGCCGTAAGAGAAGGATAAAGTGTGACGAACGCAAACCTACATGCTACAACTGTGAAAGATCCAAGAAGGTGTGTCTTGGCTACGAGAACCTCAACataatcaacaagaagaagagagatACGTCGCTAGACTTGgaccagcaacagcagccGCAGGAAcatcttcaccaagaacatcttcatcaagaacatcttcatcaagaacatcTACACCAAGAACAGCTTCACCATGAACAGCATCCGCAACACAGCGCCAGCTATCCCACTTTACCAGCACCCCAAGGCTACATTCCCAAGGCCACCAGTATGATTCCCAACGGCAGAACAGGTTCTACGTCGGGATCTAACGGGAAGGTGTCAGTGCACGATTTGATTAAGTAG